From a single Botrytis cinerea B05.10 chromosome 4, complete sequence genomic region:
- the Bcufd2 gene encoding Bcufd2, giving the protein MADQPPQPPSGPDAPDKEKMEQIRRRRMEKLAGSAPSSSEKISGAGAEASTSLPTSQPSTPKDNASSAPPVAKSAIENKPTSTTPTPAANPFAKLGAQANSTGKPLSVRTDPSQNVLGKRSGTESDMQTPPRPAPSARKPNLAEESIEDYENRILAHIFRITLDPNQRTDSSNHKLIFLPELRKELEEEHAEIRLSADKLDGALMEACSTIPHSKPVFDYLLPCWKRIIKASKGLRGYAGQKDAILREAKRLCMSNCIFAAEMPDIFQREINLTTDVLTPYFLLEPSEDKGICPDFLEEAVARFAEDDMAKSMITKAFVGMSSKLSNMTMNDVYKPYIHAFKLLTQFNPITTAIAESPLFQMAVSANTIEKYTLLGPFFRISPLQQEVTREYFSAPKTIDRRHIATSQDALRLTLQTHQKDLLDIINHFVRASPIAKSKTLDWFAYIVNQNHKRRALQVDPKEVSSDGFMHNVTVVLDGLCEPFMDTTFSKISKIDIDYLRRAPRVDIKDETKLNADEKASEKYYEDTVPGTSNFISEVFFLTLAAHHYGSEALNATHKSLEKDIKYIQKQLTAVEAERVKVARDPRAVALLDIRIKRVNDVLENAMSKRMAIEGVLSDKPMQAKSLIFMRYVTVWLLRIATESNYTPSQTIKLPLPSTPPAAFDYLPEYVLEDIITNFNFIIRFIPDVMISAVGDEIIALSITFLTNSEYIKNPYLKAKLVSLLFAGTWPVYHRTKGVLGDVLMGSKFANDHLLHALLKFYIECESTGAHTQFYDKFNIRYEIFQVIKCVWPNDVYRQRLSHESKTNTDFFLRFVNLLLNDATFVLDEALTKFPKIHELQVELKKEAEQPSMSPEEREQKETALREAEGQAQSYMQLTNETLAMMKLFSSTLSSSFTMKEIVNRVAAMLNYTLDTITGSKSTNLKVENLEKYQFRPRAFLSDFVEIYINLGVHEPFVEAVARDGRSYKPENFDSASRILTRYGLKSAEDLNAWERLKSRFKVAKEIEDQYEQDLGEIPDEFLDPISADLMEDPVMLPTSKGIVDRGTISAFLLGDQRDPYNRDPLKIEDVIPLPELAEKIRLWKEEIKARKRAERATVAAAAADAASKDPMDLSG; this is encoded by the exons ATGGCAGATCAACCTCCTCAACCACCCAGTGGGCCAGATGCTCCAgacaaggagaagatggagcaG ATCCGACGACGCCGCATGGAGAAGTTAGCTGGTTCCGCACCTTCGAGTTCTGAAAAGATTTCTGGCGCGGGCGCAGAAGCTTCAACATCTCTTCCTACTTCGCAGCCATCTACACCAAAAGATAATGCTTCATCGGCTCCGCCCGTTGCTAAATCAGCCATCGAGAATAAACCTACGAGCACCACTCCTACACCAGCTGCTAATCCATTCGCGAAATTGGGCGCGCAAGCAAACTCTACTGGGAAACCATTGTCTGTAAGAACTGATCCTTCTCAAAACGTTCTAGGCAAACGATCCGGAACTGAATCAGACATGCAGACACCTCCTCGCCCAGCTCCATCCGCCCGCAAACCTAATCTCGCCGAAGAGTCTATAGAGGACTACGAAAACCGAATTCTTGCTCACATCTTTCGAATTACTCTAGATCCCAACCAGCGAACAGATTCCTCGAATCATAAGCTCATATTTCTGCCCGAACTGAGAAAAGAGCTCGAGGAGGAACATGCGGAGATTAGGTTGTCGGCTGATAAACTTGATGGTGCTCTTATGGAAGCCTGCTCTACCATCCCTCATAGTAAACCCGTGTTCGACTACCTATTGCCATGTTGGAAACGAATTATAAAGGCTTCAAAGGGGCTGCGGGGTTACGCGGGGCAGAAGGATGCGATTCTCAGGGAGGCTAAACGCTTGTGTATGAGCAATTGCATCTTTGCTGCCGAAATGCCAGACATTTTTCA ACGAGAGATCAATCTAACTACAGATGTCCTTACTCCTTACTTCTTGTTGGAACCTAGTGAGGACAAAGGCATCTGCCCCGACTTTCTCGAAGAAGCTGTGGCTCGCTTTGCGGAGGATGATATGGCAAAGTCTATGATTACCAAAGCATTTGTAGGCATGAGTAGTAAACTGTCGAATATGACTATGAATGATGTTTACAAGCCCTACATCCAT GCTTTCAAGTTACTTACGCAGTTCAACCCAATCACTACAGCTATTGCCGAATCCCCACTGTTTCAAATGGCCGTCTCAGCAAATACCATCGAAAAGTACACACTGCTAGGCCCTTTCTTCAGAATATCTCCTCTGCAACAGGAAGTTACCAGGGAATACTTCAGTGCGCCAAAGACGATAGATAGGCGACACATTGCCACATCTCAAGATGCGTTACGATTGACCTTACAAACCCATCAAAAAGATTTACTTGATATCATCAACCACTTTGTTCGAGCAAGTCCAATCgcaaaaagcaaaacccTGGATTGGTTCGCCTACATTGtgaatcaaaatcacaagCGTCGAGCACTTCAGGTAGACCCGAAAGAAGTGTCTTCTGATGGCTTTATGCACAATGTCACTGTCGTTCTAGATGGTCTTTGTGAGCCATTCATGGATACCACATTCTCGAAAATTTcgaagattgatattgattatctAAGACGTGCGCCTCGTGTAGATATCAAGGACGAGACCAAGTTGAACGCTGACGAGAAGGCTTCTGAGAAGTATTATGAGGACACTGTTCCTGGCACTTCTAATTTCATCTCTGAGGTCTTCTTTCTCACATTGGCTGCTCATCATTATGGTAGTGAAGCTCTTAATGCCACGCATAAGAGTCTGGAGAAAGAcatcaaatatattcaaaagcaattgactGCCGTTGAAGCAGAACGTGTTAAAGTGGCACGG GATCCTCGGGCTGTTGCCTTACTTGATATAAGAATCAAGAGAGTCAATGATGTCTTGGAAAATGCGATGTCGAAGAGAATGGCCATCGAAGGTGTTCTGTCTGACAAACCTATGCAAGCAAAATCTTTGATCTTCATGAGATACGTGACTGTCTGGCTTTTGAGAATCGCTACGGAGTCTAATTACACTCCTAGCCAAACCATCAA GTTGCCATTACCATCAACACCTCCTGCCGCTTTTGATTATCTTCCAGAATACGTTTTAGAGGATATCATTACCAATTTTAACTTTATCATTAG ATTCATCCCTGATGTTATGATATCAGCTGTTGGCGATGAAATCATTGCACTCAGCATTACTTTCCTGACTAATTCCGAGTATATCAAAAACCCATACTTGAAAGCAAAGCTCGTATCTTTACTTTTTGCTGGTACCTGGCCAGTATATCATCGCACTAAAGGTGTTTTGGGTGATGTTTTAATGGGATCGAAATTCGCTAATGACCACTTGCTTCATGCATTATTGAAGTTCTACATTG AATGTGAATCTACTGGAGCACACACTCAATTTTACGACAAATTTAATATTCGATACGAGATCTTTCAAGTGATCAAATGTGTATGGCCGAACGATGTTTATAGGCAGCGCTTGTCGCACGAGAGCAA AACTAACACGGACTTTTTCTTGCGATTCGTTAACCTTCTACTGAATGATGCCACTTTTGTTCTCGATGAAGCCCTTACAAAGTTTCCAAAGATCCATGAACTTCAAGTTGAACTCAAAAAAGAGGCAGAACAACCATCGATGAGTCCCGAGGAGCGAGAACAGAAAGAAACTGCATTGCGCGAGGCGGAAGGTCAAGCGCAATCCTACATGCAGTTGACCAATGAGACTCTCGCTATGATGAAGTTATTCTCTTCTACCTTGAGTTCCTCCTTCACCATGAAGGAAATTGTTAATCGTGTAGCAGCAATGCTGAACTATACACTTGATACCATCACTGGGAGCAAATCAACCAACTTGAAGGTTGAGAACCTGGAAAAGTATCAATTCAGGCCAAGAGCTTTCCTAAGCGATTTCGTAGAAATCTACATCAATCTCGGGGTTCATGAGCCATTCGTAGAAGCCGTGGCTAGAGATGGTCGATCATATAAACCAGAAAATTTCGACAGCGCTTCTCGAATTTTGACACGTTACGGACTGAAATCAGCGGAAGATCTAAACGCCTGGGAGCGTCTCAAAAGTCGATTCAAGGTTGCCAAAGAAATTGAGGATCAATATGAACAAGATTTGGGCGAAATACCCGATGAATTTTTGGATCCAATTTCAGCAGATCTCATGGAAGATCCAGTTATGCTACCTACCAGCAAAGGAATTGTAGATAGGGGCACGATCAGTGCTTTCTTGTTGGGTGATCAAAGAGATCCATACAATCGTGACCCGTTGAAGATTGAGGATGTGATTCCACTTCCAGAATTGGCGGAGAAGATTAGGCTATGGAAAGAGGAGATCAAAGCGAGGAAGAGAGCCGAGCGAGCTACCGTTGCTGCGGCTGCAGCGGATGCAGCTTCAAAAGATCCAATGGATCTTTCGGGGTAG
- the Bcufd2 gene encoding Bcufd2, protein MADQPPQPPSGPDAPDKEKMEQIRRRRMEKLAGSAPSSSEKISGAGAEASTSLPTSQPSTPKDNASSAPPVAKSAIENKPTSTTPTPAANPFAKLGAQANSTGKPLSTPPRPAPSARKPNLAEESIEDYENRILAHIFRITLDPNQRTDSSNHKLIFLPELRKELEEEHAEIRLSADKLDGALMEACSTIPHSKPVFDYLLPCWKRIIKASKGLRGYAGQKDAILREAKRLCMSNCIFAAEMPDIFQREINLTTDVLTPYFLLEPSEDKGICPDFLEEAVARFAEDDMAKSMITKAFVGMSSKLSNMTMNDVYKPYIHAFKLLTQFNPITTAIAESPLFQMAVSANTIEKYTLLGPFFRISPLQQEVTREYFSAPKTIDRRHIATSQDALRLTLQTHQKDLLDIINHFVRASPIAKSKTLDWFAYIVNQNHKRRALQVDPKEVSSDGFMHNVTVVLDGLCEPFMDTTFSKISKIDIDYLRRAPRVDIKDETKLNADEKASEKYYEDTVPGTSNFISEVFFLTLAAHHYGSEALNATHKSLEKDIKYIQKQLTAVEAERVKVARDPRAVALLDIRIKRVNDVLENAMSKRMAIEGVLSDKPMQAKSLIFMRYVTVWLLRIATESNYTPSQTIKLPLPSTPPAAFDYLPEYVLEDIITNFNFIIRFIPDVMISAVGDEIIALSITFLTNSEYIKNPYLKAKLVSLLFAGTWPVYHRTKGVLGDVLMGSKFANDHLLHALLKFYIECESTGAHTQFYDKFNIRYEIFQVIKCVWPNDVYRQRLSHESKTNTDFFLRFVNLLLNDATFVLDEALTKFPKIHELQVELKKEAEQPSMSPEEREQKETALREAEGQAQSYMQLTNETLAMMKLFSSTLSSSFTMKEIVNRVAAMLNYTLDTITGSKSTNLKVENLEKYQFRPRAFLSDFVEIYINLGVHEPFVEAVARDGRSYKPENFDSASRILTRYGLKSAEDLNAWERLKSRFKVAKEIEDQYEQDLGEIPDEFLDPISADLMEDPVMLPTSKGIVDRGTISAFLLGDQRDPYNRDPLKIEDVIPLPELAEKIRLWKEEIKARKRAERATVAAAAADAASKDPMDLSG, encoded by the exons ATGGCAGATCAACCTCCTCAACCACCCAGTGGGCCAGATGCTCCAgacaaggagaagatggagcaG ATCCGACGACGCCGCATGGAGAAGTTAGCTGGTTCCGCACCTTCGAGTTCTGAAAAGATTTCTGGCGCGGGCGCAGAAGCTTCAACATCTCTTCCTACTTCGCAGCCATCTACACCAAAAGATAATGCTTCATCGGCTCCGCCCGTTGCTAAATCAGCCATCGAGAATAAACCTACGAGCACCACTCCTACACCAGCTGCTAATCCATTCGCGAAATTGGGCGCGCAAGCAAACTCTACTGGGAAACCATTGTCT ACACCTCCTCGCCCAGCTCCATCCGCCCGCAAACCTAATCTCGCCGAAGAGTCTATAGAGGACTACGAAAACCGAATTCTTGCTCACATCTTTCGAATTACTCTAGATCCCAACCAGCGAACAGATTCCTCGAATCATAAGCTCATATTTCTGCCCGAACTGAGAAAAGAGCTCGAGGAGGAACATGCGGAGATTAGGTTGTCGGCTGATAAACTTGATGGTGCTCTTATGGAAGCCTGCTCTACCATCCCTCATAGTAAACCCGTGTTCGACTACCTATTGCCATGTTGGAAACGAATTATAAAGGCTTCAAAGGGGCTGCGGGGTTACGCGGGGCAGAAGGATGCGATTCTCAGGGAGGCTAAACGCTTGTGTATGAGCAATTGCATCTTTGCTGCCGAAATGCCAGACATTTTTCA ACGAGAGATCAATCTAACTACAGATGTCCTTACTCCTTACTTCTTGTTGGAACCTAGTGAGGACAAAGGCATCTGCCCCGACTTTCTCGAAGAAGCTGTGGCTCGCTTTGCGGAGGATGATATGGCAAAGTCTATGATTACCAAAGCATTTGTAGGCATGAGTAGTAAACTGTCGAATATGACTATGAATGATGTTTACAAGCCCTACATCCAT GCTTTCAAGTTACTTACGCAGTTCAACCCAATCACTACAGCTATTGCCGAATCCCCACTGTTTCAAATGGCCGTCTCAGCAAATACCATCGAAAAGTACACACTGCTAGGCCCTTTCTTCAGAATATCTCCTCTGCAACAGGAAGTTACCAGGGAATACTTCAGTGCGCCAAAGACGATAGATAGGCGACACATTGCCACATCTCAAGATGCGTTACGATTGACCTTACAAACCCATCAAAAAGATTTACTTGATATCATCAACCACTTTGTTCGAGCAAGTCCAATCgcaaaaagcaaaacccTGGATTGGTTCGCCTACATTGtgaatcaaaatcacaagCGTCGAGCACTTCAGGTAGACCCGAAAGAAGTGTCTTCTGATGGCTTTATGCACAATGTCACTGTCGTTCTAGATGGTCTTTGTGAGCCATTCATGGATACCACATTCTCGAAAATTTcgaagattgatattgattatctAAGACGTGCGCCTCGTGTAGATATCAAGGACGAGACCAAGTTGAACGCTGACGAGAAGGCTTCTGAGAAGTATTATGAGGACACTGTTCCTGGCACTTCTAATTTCATCTCTGAGGTCTTCTTTCTCACATTGGCTGCTCATCATTATGGTAGTGAAGCTCTTAATGCCACGCATAAGAGTCTGGAGAAAGAcatcaaatatattcaaaagcaattgactGCCGTTGAAGCAGAACGTGTTAAAGTGGCACGG GATCCTCGGGCTGTTGCCTTACTTGATATAAGAATCAAGAGAGTCAATGATGTCTTGGAAAATGCGATGTCGAAGAGAATGGCCATCGAAGGTGTTCTGTCTGACAAACCTATGCAAGCAAAATCTTTGATCTTCATGAGATACGTGACTGTCTGGCTTTTGAGAATCGCTACGGAGTCTAATTACACTCCTAGCCAAACCATCAA GTTGCCATTACCATCAACACCTCCTGCCGCTTTTGATTATCTTCCAGAATACGTTTTAGAGGATATCATTACCAATTTTAACTTTATCATTAG ATTCATCCCTGATGTTATGATATCAGCTGTTGGCGATGAAATCATTGCACTCAGCATTACTTTCCTGACTAATTCCGAGTATATCAAAAACCCATACTTGAAAGCAAAGCTCGTATCTTTACTTTTTGCTGGTACCTGGCCAGTATATCATCGCACTAAAGGTGTTTTGGGTGATGTTTTAATGGGATCGAAATTCGCTAATGACCACTTGCTTCATGCATTATTGAAGTTCTACATTG AATGTGAATCTACTGGAGCACACACTCAATTTTACGACAAATTTAATATTCGATACGAGATCTTTCAAGTGATCAAATGTGTATGGCCGAACGATGTTTATAGGCAGCGCTTGTCGCACGAGAGCAA AACTAACACGGACTTTTTCTTGCGATTCGTTAACCTTCTACTGAATGATGCCACTTTTGTTCTCGATGAAGCCCTTACAAAGTTTCCAAAGATCCATGAACTTCAAGTTGAACTCAAAAAAGAGGCAGAACAACCATCGATGAGTCCCGAGGAGCGAGAACAGAAAGAAACTGCATTGCGCGAGGCGGAAGGTCAAGCGCAATCCTACATGCAGTTGACCAATGAGACTCTCGCTATGATGAAGTTATTCTCTTCTACCTTGAGTTCCTCCTTCACCATGAAGGAAATTGTTAATCGTGTAGCAGCAATGCTGAACTATACACTTGATACCATCACTGGGAGCAAATCAACCAACTTGAAGGTTGAGAACCTGGAAAAGTATCAATTCAGGCCAAGAGCTTTCCTAAGCGATTTCGTAGAAATCTACATCAATCTCGGGGTTCATGAGCCATTCGTAGAAGCCGTGGCTAGAGATGGTCGATCATATAAACCAGAAAATTTCGACAGCGCTTCTCGAATTTTGACACGTTACGGACTGAAATCAGCGGAAGATCTAAACGCCTGGGAGCGTCTCAAAAGTCGATTCAAGGTTGCCAAAGAAATTGAGGATCAATATGAACAAGATTTGGGCGAAATACCCGATGAATTTTTGGATCCAATTTCAGCAGATCTCATGGAAGATCCAGTTATGCTACCTACCAGCAAAGGAATTGTAGATAGGGGCACGATCAGTGCTTTCTTGTTGGGTGATCAAAGAGATCCATACAATCGTGACCCGTTGAAGATTGAGGATGTGATTCCACTTCCAGAATTGGCGGAGAAGATTAGGCTATGGAAAGAGGAGATCAAAGCGAGGAAGAGAGCCGAGCGAGCTACCGTTGCTGCGGCTGCAGCGGATGCAGCTTCAAAAGATCCAATGGATCTTTCGGGGTAG
- the Bcsiw14 gene encoding Bcsiw14 — translation MVDEPVAKISRRSTRVFATEQEVMQSGNASVAGVAMAPHEARYSSSQDENDKEKDKKHREARSSSHQTPLQSADVGKDLGALFPAKIETIAAQVTKSVDATKALAKEKHKEKDKDKEKEKEKEKHHLNFGVIAPNAIYRSSFPQQEDFEYLGTLGLKSIVTLVKKDFPPEFLAFMEAHGIRHYVIEMQGTKKVDIPEHIMNQIMRISLDKENHPLLIHCNHGKHRTGCAAAIIRHVSGWNVQSIVEEYKTFAAPKARDVDIKYITEYQVSSLSGLDRNQSVQPSVTKYFKKARPLALAMLLIWIYLNLMRFWYH, via the exons ATGGTGGATGAACCAGTCGCAAAAATCTCCCGACGATCGACCAGAGTTTTCGCTACTGAACAAGAAGTTATGCAGTCAGGAAACGCCAGTGTCGCAGGCGTTGCAATGGCCCCTCATGAGGCCAGATACAGCAGCAGTCAAGACGAGAACGACAAGGAAAAGGACAAGAAGCACCGAGAGGCGCGAAGCTCATCCCACCAAACCCCTCTCCAAAGTGCCGATGTTGGAAAGGATCTGGGTGCATTGTTCCCTGCCAAAATTGAGACGATTGCAGCACAAG TGACCAAATCGGTTGACGCTACCAAAGCTTTGGCCAAGGAGAAGCACAAGGAAAAGGACAAGgacaaggagaaggagaaggagaaggagaagcacCATCTTAACTTTGGCGTCATTGCTCCAAATGCAATTTACCGTAGCAGCTTCCCTCAACAAGAGGACTTTGAGTATCTAGGAACTCTCGGGTTGAAATCTATCGT CACCCTCGTAAAGAAAGACTTCCCTCCCGAATTTCTCGCATTCATGGAGGCTCATGGCATACGTCATTATGTCATCGAAATGCAAGGGACCAAAAAGGTCGACATTCCCGAGCACATCATGAACCAAATCATGAGAATCTCTCTCGACAAGGAAAATCATCCATTATTAATTCATTGCAATCATGGCAAG CACCGCACTGGTTGTGCTGCCGCCATCATTCGTCACGTCTCTGGCTGGAATGTTCAGTCTATCGTTGAGGAATACAAGACGTTCGCCGCACCAAAGGCTCGTGATGTCGATATCAAATACATCACAGAGTATCAAGTCTCGAGTCTCAGTGGTCTCGATCGTAATCAGTCAGTTCAGCCATCTGTCACCAAGTATTTCAAGAAGGCTCGTCCTCTCGCCCTTGCGATGTTGCTTATCTGGATCTACTTGAACTTGATGCGATTCTGGTATCACTAG
- the Bcalg14 gene encoding Bcalg14, translated as MIYLSALSLIIAATLIIITTAFLRLLYLFSPNARRPPVKSKDEPSHMVVVLGSGGHTAEMVSLLRDTDAARYKHRTYIISAGDNFSSTKAQDCEERIQSKLRPSSPCTKSGEFDATTGIWDLIVVPRAREIHQPLYTAPISSFWCMLGCLKALHKISMTSTIHQQYPDIIITNGPATAVLVVMASFLLKFLGVAPLWKMQTIYVESWARVKTLSLSGKVLLWLGIYDRFLVQWEGLAKQINGDNAQKRVEWRGFLVH; from the exons ATGATCTACCTTTCAGCCTTGTCTCTGATTATAGCAGCAACATTGATTATTATCACCACTGCCTTT CTTCGACTTCTCTATCTGTTTTCTCCAAATGCTCGGCGACCCCCAGTCAAAAGTAAAGATGAGCCTTCTCATATGGTGGTAGTTCTTGGGTCTGGTGGTCATACTGCAGAGATGGTATCTCTTCTTCGCGATACAGATGCGGCACGATACAAACACCGgacatatataatatctgCGGGAGATAACTTTTCTTCTACCAAGGCTCAGGACTGCGAGGAGCGTATACAATCGAAGCTTCGACCTTCTTCACCGTGTACCAAATCTGGCGAGTTTGATGCTACCACGGGGATCTGGGACCTCATAGTTGTTCCAAGAGCGAGGGAGATACATCAACCACTTTACACTGCGCCCATATCATCCTTCTGGTGTATGCTGGGATGTCTCAAGGCACTACACAAAATCTCGATGACCAGTACAATACACCAGCAATATCCAGATATCATCATTACAAACGGTCCTGCTACTGCTGTTCTTGTGGTCATGGCAAGCTTCCTGTTGAAATTTCTTGGGGTAGCTCCATTATGGAAGATGCAAACGATTTACGTGGAAAGCTGGGCAAGGGTGAAGACATTGAGTTTAAGTGGTAAAGTTTTGTTGTGGCTAGGTATTTATGATCGATTCCTCGTTCAATGGGAAGGCCTTGCTAAACAGATAAACGGGGACAATGCTCAGAAAAGGGTCGAATGGAGGGGCTTTTTGGTACACTAG
- the Bcrsm25 gene encoding Bcrsm25: MRGLNLKPSRVYQTASALLASESISQAPPWYKTIGSVPPSEILTRTQPVQHRGSNGRPRTKKASKLFKPQTIVYEEDRIRQEFFRDHPWELARPRVVLEDDGRDGQRCDWSRIAQPGRPLTGESVVQRQLWLIHNTQMSNSEAYDIARKEFYALRQEEEIERRIAREEAEYVGAYFHKGALEVGMELEDKSYEDWKAWATKEVEAANLQQQGAYTGVGTESEDAALLDDAEAVEEPATAAA; this comes from the exons ATGAGGGGCCTCAATTTAAAGCCATCGCGCGTTTACCAAACGGCATCGGCATTACTCGCATCTGAAAGTATTTCCCAAGCACCGCCATGGTATAAGACAATCGGCTCAGTACCCCCTTCTGAAATTCTTACACGGACGCAACCTGTTCAACACCGAGGAAGCAATGGCAGACCCAGGACGAAAAAAGCTAGCAAGCTGTTCAAACCACAAACTATTGTATACGAGGAAGATCGAATAAGGCAAGAATTCTTCCGTGATCATCCATGGGAGTTAGCAAGGCCTAGAGTTGTGCTGGAAGACGACGGACGCGACGGGCAAAGATGCGATTGGAGTAGAATAGCACAGCCAGGAAGACCTTTGACTGGTGAAAG TGTGGTACAGAGGCAGCTTTGGCTGATACACAACACGCAAATGTCTAATAGTGAGGCTTACGACATAGCACGTAAGGAGTTCTATGCTCTCCGTCAAGAAGAGGAGATCGAACGAAGGATCGCGAGAGAAGAGGCAGAATACGTCGGTGCATACTTTCATAAAGGTGCTTTGGAGGTTGGAATGGAGCTGGAAGACAAGAGTTACGAGGACTGGAAGGCATGGGCTACGAAAGAAGTTGAGGCTGCAAACTTGCAGCAACAAGGAGCATACACTGGTGTTGGAACCGAAAGTGAGGATGCTGCTCTTTTGGATGATGCAGAGGCTGTTGAAGAGCCGGCAACAGCTGCCGCATGA